Part of the Arvicanthis niloticus isolate mArvNil1 chromosome 29, mArvNil1.pat.X, whole genome shotgun sequence genome, GGTCGGTGATCTGCAGATCCGGGAAGAACGGGATGTTGCGGGCCCACTCGACGGCGCTGAAGAGGAGGCGGGCGGCCAGCTCGCAGATGTTCTCGATGCCCATGATGTTGTTGGGCTGCATGCACTGGCTGCCATAACGAGACGTGGGGTAGGGTTCTGCACGCAGCAGTAGCGAGATGTAGCCGGACAGGTAGCAGTGGCCATTGAGGGGATCCCCGTTTGTGAGTGCGTACTGGCCTGGATTGGGCTGTGTTGGAGGCATTCTTCCTCGCTGAACCGctgataaaaagaaagagagaaaagaggcaaTGTGCATCCAGGGGGGCTTGTGAACATCGCCGAGCCGCAGCGCGCACCCAACGCAATGTAGTTCTTTCCTGCAGCCACTCGCTCCCGAAGCATCTTCTCCTGTTGGTTCTTACTCACAGATCACACTGCCAGGAGATCTGGGGTGAACTCATGTACCTTCACCGGCTCCATGTGTCCATCCATAGTCTGCATCCCTGGCTATTTCAGCCAGGGAAGAACTAGGCCTGACTGCAAGGCCCTAGCTCAGGATGGCTAAGAAAGTACCACCCAACCTCCCAGCTACTAAGAAGCAACACAGAGATAAATGAAAACCCATTTATCCTTTCAGAATGATATgaatcaaagtttttttttttaaagtgaaaccCGAGAAAGGCTGTGGTACCAGCCACAAACCTGAGAGCACTCCTCACTTGCAAACAAGCAGCAAGTGTATAAAATGATCCCATAATCTCTAAAGTGCTACAGAATAATCTTTAAAAGAGATACAAGTTACATATCTTACTGACCACTTACAAGTTTGGACCACGAGCAAGCATCACACACACctcctcccatcttccctcctcctgatTGCCCCACACAAAGTTCTCACTATTAAGagtaacagaaaatttaaaaaatttcaagaaaaagttGAACTTACAGTAGCCAAACATTATTGAAAAAAGTAGAAACTCTAATTAATGTCTGTCCTGTTCGATGCCACTGCAACCTGAAGCCAGCTTTGCCCAGTGAATGCACGAGCTTGCAACTGCAAAAACACTGGATTCATTAACCATCTGAATGCAAAACGTAAGCATGCTTTGAGTTCTTAAAGCTGAccaaagaggttttttttttttttatgtgtatgttttactTCAACAGTGCCAGCATTTTCAATTGCCATGTAAACAAAGACAACTCTAGGGAAAGGTAGGGCTACTGAGCTGCCACCCCCCAACAAATTAGTAGATATAGGTCCGTGTCCACAGGACTGGCCTATCTCAGGCTCTGCACTAGTTTCTTAGGTTCTATTTCCAACAAGAGTTCCAGTGCAGTTTATGCTCTTGAAATGCAATGGTTAGAATACTTTTTCTAATTATAGTTTTGAACTTGgcagttatttttcaattaaatgaGAGCACAATtcaaagtttttttgttttttggttttttttttgtttttttaaagatgcctGAAGAATCTCCCTGGAGCTAGAAATGAAGTCGTCATATTTGCCTTCTCCTTGAGATCTGAAGGAattcaatttcttttcttgtggtatataaaatataattttgaagtcAATTACAAGAAGAAGTAATCTACATTCTTCGAAATTGACTGGTTCACTAATTTGACTATAAGATCTCTTTAATGATTGTCAGGAGATAAACTTTAACTATAAACCGCTGAATATATTTGTAAGGAAAGTGCTCCATCTCATGCCACATGAACATGAAGCATATCCAAATTCAACATCAAAAGTTGtgtttaataaaaaaacaaatcccACACATCGATTAAATGATGCAGAAGCTCATGCCAGCTGCAGCCAAATCAGAAGGATCGGTAAATGCCGTTGTAAATTGTAATTTGTATGCAGTATTTAAGCAGAGGGTGGAGTTTGATGAAGAATTAAAACGAGTATCAAGCTTTAAAAAATGACACTACTATGAAAGCAGGGTTCAGTCACAAACTTTCCTTTCAAAGTATAGGGGTGAAGACAAGGCCACAGCTCGGGAGGAGGCGGCCCTAGATCCCTGAAGAGGAGAGGGAGCCAGTGAACAGGCCAGAAGCCCCCCTTCCTCCCTAATTAGACCTACAAGTGCAATAAATCTCACTCTTCTTTTTCCAAGCTAAGCTTCCTAAAGGATGGTGGCAGCGATGAATCTATGGTTTAGACTCCTCCAGCCCCATTCCTCTCCCACTATAAATAAAAGGTACGACGAGGCGGAGGAGCAAGTggaatgggaaaaagaaaacaaaaaaacaaaaaacaaaaacacacacagagagaaacggTTTTCTGAGGAAAACCAGCACCCCTCCCAAGTTCATGCCAGTACAGCCCCAAGCATCCTCACACACAAGCGGGAGCGAGACACACACGGAGCACATccaacagaggaagggagggatttTTAAGCCACAGCTCACGATCCCAGGGACACAATCTTGAGCAGGCAGCGGGCGGGGTGGAGGAGCCGGGGAGAGGAGCGCAGGCCGGGAGGGGGAGGCAGCGGCAGCGAGCTGGGAGGGGGGGGGACGCTGGGGGAGGAAAGCAGCGAGGATTGGGAAGCCCGGACCGGCTGGGACCACAGGAGCCCCATCCCTCCAGCCACAGACACCCAGgcgagagagaaagaaagagcaggggGGCGGGCGAAGCGcagggagagaagcagagaagaaatatTCACCTTCCCGCCTCATGCCCACTTTGAGGCACTTCTTGAGGCGGCAGTATTGGCACTGGTTGCGGTGGTGCTGGTCGATGGGACAGTTCCTGTTGGCACGGCATGTGTAAGTTAAGTTCCTGCGGACGCTCCTCTTGAAGAAACTTTTGCAGCCCTCGCAGGTGAATTGGCCGTAGTGCTTGCCGCTCGACTTGTCCCCGCACACCACGCACTCGATGTGCTGCTGGCTCTGGCCCGAACCGGGCGGGCCCTGGCCCTTGTCCCCCGCCGTGCCGGGGGTGGCGGGCGCTCCGGGCTGGCCCGGGGTCTGCGGCGTGTGCGGCGCGCCGGAGCCCGCCTGCTGCTgctcgccgccgccgccgccgcgggcTGCCTGCGCTGCGGGGTTGGGGCCGCCGGGGTTGCCCCCGGCCACGTCGTCCTGCGGATCTCGCCAGCTGCTAACTACCATTGCCATATCTTTGGGCCCGGGGAGCGCTGGGGGGAGCCGAGCTGCTCGCCGAGGGCCGCGGGGCGCGCGGGCGCgctgggaggggaaggggaaggggaaggggggagggggagggggcggggggccCACCGGGCGCCCCGGGGTCGCCGGAGCCGAGCCCGAGCCGGGCACCGGCCTCTGcctgcgccgccgccgccgccgccgccgttaCTGCCTCGGCCGCCCCGCTGCTGCTGCGCGCCCGCCCGCCCTGCTGGCGTTTTGTTGTGGttcctgctgttttctttctctcttttttgcaGCCCCCCCAGGCTCTCAGGCTCCCCCCCCAACACCCCTGCTCCCCTCGCCCGCTCCCCCCCGCGCTCCGTTCCTGGGGGGGCCGcgctctctctcccccctccccaccccccggcGAGCGAGCTCCCTTCTCTcgcttttttcttcttccccaagttgcaAAATCAGAAATGGCACAGGCGGCAGCCGGGAGCGGCGCGGGGCGCAGCGCCGGGGGCGGCGGGCATGGGCCACGGCGCGCGCACACACTCGCCCTCCGCCTCGCCCGCACCCCCGcgcacacacactcgcacacacactcGCTCACCCGCGCCGggcgcccgcccgcccgcccgcccgccggcCGCTGGGGCTACGCGCAGCGCGCGGGCTGAGCCGACATAGAGGAAGCGGCgagggcggcggcggcggcggaggagGAGGTCGCGGCTGCAGGCGCCGCTGGAGGAGCAGCCTCGGCCGCCGCTGCGAGCGCCGCTGGAGGAGCCGGGGCCCGGGCGGGAGTCCGAGCCGGAGTCGGGGCCGCAGCCCGAGCGCGAGTCGAGGCCGAGGCTGCCCGCGTCGCCGCTGCTGTCCCGGCGGGAGCCCTCGCCCGGATTCAAGAGTGCGGGGAGCTGGGAGAGTCGAGCAGGATGCGGGGCGAAGCTGCCGGCGACGATCAGGGCGCTCGGGTGTCGGGGGGCCAGGTCCAGGGCCGGACGCAGCCAGCCATTcaggaaggcagagctggagagcgGGAGGCAGCCGGCGAGGAAGATCACACACTTTGCTCTTTTTGTTGTGCGGGTGGCGCCGggttctctctgccttcttctttCGGGAGGTGACGGAAGGGGGAGAAAAATACGAGATAATTCACGCCAGCGACGAATTCACAgcgaaataggaaaaaaataaaaatcagaagaaaatacttgagaaaaaaaggaaaaagagaaagcgAGAGAGACATCCAAAGTAGGTCGAATAAATAatcctcttcttttcccctttcttgcttcttctgcttcttctgctatAACACACAGAGCTAGTTAAAAAACCCTGGAGATCGcccaaaaatgttctttttttagtattttaaataagTGCTCTTCAGCCGGGAACCAACAccctccctccaaaaaaaaaaaatcatacatatatatatatatataaaataacgaTAAGAAGAATACTGAGGGggtgcctcctcctccttttttttcaaGTTTAGTCTTCTCTCTTCTAGAGGAAGggagtgaaagagaaaaggaggagggagagaaagaggaagggcgACAACTAGTAGaatatgtaagaaaaagaaaggggagagataGGGCAATAGGAGAGTgggtgagagaaaggagaggagagagagaggggcgaaagagaagagaggtgaggagggaggagagaagaggagaggagaggagaggagaggagaggagaggagaggagaggagaggagaggagaggagaggagaggagaggagaggagaggagagggaccaAAAAATTGAATGCGTTTAAACGGGAGGACACTCAGAGCAATGTTTCCGAAAGGGGGATCTGCGCGAATGTCTGTATATAGTGAACTTTGACACTACTATTGAAACTGACACGTTTCTATGGAGATCGCTGCCTTATATGGAGCTCGTGTCAAGGAGCCAAGAGAAGGGCTGCTGGCAACTGATAATCAAAGGCGACTGACTGGTCAGAGCCCTGAATGGGGGGGAGAGAAAATGGGAGGCTAAGGTTAGCCAAGCCTCCTGCACGCCATTGGTTGGAAagtccttttcccctcccccccagctaCCTACAGCCTGGGATGtcgaggggaggaggagagaaagtgaGGGAGGGGTGTGCTTCTGACAAGCGTAATTTACATTGAGATCGCCCTGCGCTGCTATTTACTCTGAGACCTGATTAGTATGGGTCGTgtatggtcacacacacacacacacacacacacacacacacacgagggggaAGGGATGATGAAGGGAGAACGCTTTGCGATGGAAAAAACGAGGAGAAAGAAATTACTGTATATCTtctgaaaagtttttaaaattagattttatgaGCGTAAGGAGTGTCACTGAAAacgttaagaaaaaaattaatgaggaTAAAACTCCACCATTTTAATGATTTGCGAAGTATACTTGGTTTAGAATCTTAGTTCACATTCAATATAATCTTAGTCTGGATCCCGCTCTTTTATATAATTAAGAAAAGCCTCCTCATTTAAAAATCTGAAGTATATCATAGTTTCGGAGGCGTAATTACGACAAAGCACACGCATGAAATTGCAGCTACTGCCACAAATTCGATCCGAATCGATGATTCCTATTCATCCCAAAGATGATCTTAAAATAAACTTTCCAATCAatcctgtttttccttcttcatcaTTCTTATCCCCAGGATGCTCCAACTCCAAACAATGCttcaataattattaataaagcaTTAGTAACTCCTCATATTGTCGTGGGGCGGCTGTTAGTGCTGACAAGTCAGTCACAGGAAAAGAGCAAACGAACgagaagacagggaagagggagaggggcgAAGGGGGGGAACGAGAagtgggaaagggagggggaggaggacggaggaggagtgggaggaggaggaagagacagtctCTCGCtcgctgtggtgtgtgtgtgtgtgtgtgtgtgtgtgtgtgttggggagtgtGTGGCTGAGACCCCATTCCCGAAGGTGATTGGTCGCAAAAGGAGGGGCAGGCAGGAGGAGCGGGTCCCGCCGCAGGGCTTACAGGAATCGCTAGGTCCGCCTGCCACCTAGCGGACGGGAGCCGCTCCCAGGCGGCACGCAGCCCAGtgcctcctcccttccccactgGCAGCCAGAGCTTTTTCTCCAAACGAAGACAGCACTTTGAAAATTCtttcaatggatttttttttccttgaaagatCGTACTGGGGAGAACGATACTTCTATTAGTTACATATTCTCCAATCCCACACTCGCACCCCCCTCGTTTTAAGAATGCTCCCCTAGGCAGGCTCAGGCAGGCACAGAGCGGCAGAGTGACAAAGCCGCGGCTGCCACCACccggagtgggagtgggagtccCTCTTACCAGCCCTCGACTAGGGAGAGCGTAAAAGTTTGTCTCTGCTCAAGCGTTCCGAGCGCCCCCAGGTAAAGGTGGAAATGGCCAAGCTGTATAGAAAGAGGTGGGGTTTGGCTTTTAATACTGGTTCCCACTTTAAACCTCACTAGTAAGGGCTTTAGAAAGAGCTGAGTCTTTGGGGCACGCTTTGCGCTTCGTGGTCTCTGGGACCTACCACTTAGTGaccagtgatatatatatattttttttaaagagcagaaTAAAGACTTTCTTATGTGTGCCTCACAGCCCTTCTATTTGGAATAATGGAGACTACATTCTGCGTGCTGCGGCCCATTGTACGCCGCTGATGGAGAGGCGGGACACGGGGTGGCAGGGGCTCCTGGCCTTAGCCTCTCAGCCCTAATATTCCTGATCAAGTCTCTCGgtttttttaaaggtgaaattgatatgattttcttttaaagaaaggaggaaggaaggaaggaaggaaggaaggaaggaaggaaggaaggaagagggagagagcgCGCGCGCTGTTTATATAGAAATTCTAAAATTTACTTCCCAAACAATCAGAGACAGGGAGTCGTGAGCAGCGGAAcgcagcagagaaaggaaggctAGGGTCGGGAAGAGTAGCAaaacagtgggagaggaagcaaaaAGCAAGCGTCCGGGAACCGGAGGCCTACCGGGTGCGAGGTCTGCCCGCTTAGTCTCCCTCGGACTCTGGACTTTACACCGTGGGCACCAGAAGTGAGACTCGGCCAAGCCCTACCATACCAGGCAAGTAACGCAAAGATAATCGTTTCTTTGGAACTTGGGGTCTGTAAGCTTCGATAACGTGGCTAGGCAGAAAGGCAATCTGTTACTCGGCCTCTGCAGCCTAGAAAAGCAGTCAAGGCAGCCCAGGTAGGACCGGAAGAACTTTCGTCCAGGCCTGGTCGGGAACTACCACCGCCCATCCTTGTTGCTGCTTCCTTGGAGGTGAGGATCCCTGCCAGCCCATCAGTCCAAACCTCAAACAGGTCCTCTCACTAACCTCCCCCACCGGGAGCGAGCGGGAAACGCTACGTGGGCAGGGGACCCGAGACTGCATCAAGTTTAGCATCCGCGCGGCCAGCCCGCAGCTTGCGGAGCTGGCGACGCGGTGGAGCCCGCTGGCCTGGGCACCTGTGTCTAGCTGCGCTGCAGACAGGACTTCGCGAGCCAAGCTCTGTCGCCAGCTTAATGTCTCCGCGAGTAAAATAAGGCAATCGATGGCTGCCCGTTTGATGTGGGCGATACTGTCAGCGGATTAAAAGGGACATCAGCAGTTCTCCCAAGCATAGAACCCTCGGTGGCCGCGGAGAGCTGTGAGGTAGTAGAGCCAGATTCCACAAGCTGGGCTAGGcgggctgggggcggggagggggtcGCCTCCCAGGAGTGGGAACCGAGGTTGTGTGTGTGAAAGGAAGAGCTTCAATTAAAACCAACAGGGGCGCTCacgaccccccctcccccgctccGGGCAGGGGCGCGCGTTTGCGTCAGAGGGCGCGCAGGGCGGGCTCGctaggagtgggtgggggtggggaacggACACCCGGGACCGCGCTCGGGGGCTGGGTGGGCTCTTGAATGAGTCAGCCTTGCCTGGAAGGGCTAGTCGGGGGTCAAGTCCTGCAACAAAGCTTCAGGGCCAGCCGAGACTCAGCGGGAGAGATGGCGCCCATCCATCCTTACTCTGGCCTCTCCTTCCCGCTTTCCTACCCCGCCCCAAGCTTCCAAACTTGCAAAAAGGCCTCTGGGACTTAGATTGACCCCCAGAGTGGAGGAAGTCGGCCTCTCCAGGCCGTGGACGAAGCTGCCGGCTGCTCTGAACAGAGATTGCAATTCTCAGTCTTAGCTCTAGGAGCAGGGACAGGATGCTGTTTGTTGGTGCTGCTCACAGCAGGGGAAGCGTCAGGCTTTCCGAAAGGGGAACTGGTTGAGCTCTTTTGAGTCAAGTGTCCCCAGTCTCTTGTGATGGGGGTAGCATGAAGCAGAGACTTTTTGAAGAGGGCCTTACCCACCTATGGGACTCGGTCTACTCAGGACTCTACCTCCTGGGATTCTGTGCTCCTCAGAGCAATTGCACACCCACATGTGTTCACTGTCCTGCCTCTATCAAAATGGCTTCCCTAGAGGTCCAGAGGTCAGCTTAAGTATTGGGAAGCTCTGGCTTTGTTTCTTAAGGCTGTGGTTTGTCACCAGCTATACTCCCTCCTCGCTGGCCCTACTATCTGTTGTTGGATAGGTCACCTAAGAGAAAACGCTCGGATTTTTTCAAGGGCACCAGAGTTCTCAAGCTGAAATTCCACACACGCTCAGCTGCTGAAATAGAAAAAGCAGTTGCAATTCCcaccctttcctcttctgctctcttttccgcgtttcttcccttctccctatcCACTCAGTTGGCCCCACACCAACCAGAGCCCTGGGAAAGTTAAATTGAGTTTGAAAGTGGTTACTGGACCAGACCGGCACCCACTGTGGCCTTTGCCTAGCACTGTATGAGTCTTGCCAGTGCCAGTGGAGAGCAGGGGCATGGTGCTTTGCTTTCTCCAGGGACAGGTAGGTCTGGGGATCCAAAGGGCCCCAGAGAAGACATGGATCTATAGCcttctttttgtaattttcttctattttcctaGTTCCCACAGACCTGTTCAACACACGGGGCCCAGTGCAAATAAGAAAGTGCCCTGGGCTTGGGTGGAGGAATTATGCTGTGATTTTACTATATTCCTTTTGAGCGTCCAGCATCATGGTTGGTTGTTAAtcacctttttaaaaagcttgCCATACAACACTTAATCCCTCAGACAGGCATCTGGTAAATAGCTGGTGGGAGAAGGGAGACTCTGAGGGGAGGGCAGTCTGTGGCTGCCCATATGGTAGAAACTGGTGATCCAAGCCCCAGAGTCTGAATCTAAATGGTCTCTTTACCCCATTTACATAGctttttaatacaatttttaacTAGGTAGGAAGGAGGCTAGTATTCTTCACTAATCCTTTGGTCTCTTTCACATTCGTAGTTTGCTTTACAGAAAGACAACAGATCATGCATTTTAGGTTATTGTTAagtcacactgaaaaaaaaagtagctttGTAAAGACATTTCATAGATCTAGTTCAAGAGCCAATGAGACCTACCAATGGCCACATGCATATAGAAAATTCTCTGCTACACCACTTCTGTACCCTTAAGTCGTTCAAACAGTATTATTCTGTTTAGAGAAACCACAGGACAGAAATAACTCCCTTCTCAAGCTCATGTGGAGTGATGAACAAGCTTGCAAACTCTTCGAGAAAGGTCAGTTCTTCTGATCTTGATACAGGCTTTTCCCAGGGAGCTTGTCTTAAAGGTATCAAAACAATTAGTCTCCCTTGGCATGAGATTAAAGCCAGGGAGAATACAGTTAAAGAAGATGTATTTAACATGAGAGTGAACAGATCTTGGAGGGAAACAGTGAAGAGGTACAGGATTGCCAACCTAatgttttaacaaaaaaaaaaaaaagaaagaaagaaagaaagaaaggaagaaagaaagaaagaaaggaaggaaggaaggaaaaagagccCCAGGCTATATCCTAAATCTCTCCCCAATTCCCAAGATTGAATTCAGTCAGCATGATAGTCACCCAATTGTAAAAAGTGTGACTGTGTCAGCATGAAGGCCAGCGTGGAAAGGCCAGCCTAGGATGTGGGCTTCTGTTGGCCTGAGTAGGCCACCTACCTGCCCATAGGGTTTAATGAGCCCTGGAACTAGCAGGCTTTCATACCCACTGTTACTCTGGTAACAGCTTCCATACCCACTGTTACTTCGGTAGTCTaggcttttcttctttgtcacctTTGAGTAAAGCAAGCTCAGAGATAAGAACTTCACCTTAGCATTTTTGTTGTCTAACTCACACCAAGAGATTTATAAAACACTTTTTGGAAAAGGTAAGAGAGACACCTCCATTGTTCCTGGGCTTCAAGTTAGAGGGCCCAGGATTAACAACGTTGTGGGGAGGGGGATTTCAGGAGAACAAGGCAAGAGCTGACCTTTAGATACAAACTGAGA contains:
- the Nr2f1 gene encoding COUP transcription factor 1 isoform X1, which codes for MAMVVSSWRDPQDDVAGGNPGGPNPAAQAARGGGGGEQQQAGSGAPHTPQTPGQPGAPATPGTAGDKGQGPPGSGQSQQHIECVVCGDKSSGKHYGQFTCEGCKSFFKRSVRRNLTYTCRANRNCPIDQHHRNQCQYCRLKKCLKVGMRREAVQRGRMPPTQPNPGQYALTNGDPLNGHCYLSGYISLLLRAEPYPTSRYGSQCMQPNNIMGIENICELAARLLFSAVEWARNIPFFPDLQITDQVSLLRLTWSELFVLNAAQCSMPLHVAPLLAAAGLHASPMSADRVVAFMDHIRIFQEQVEKLKALHVDSAEYSCLKAIVLFTSDACGLSDAAHIESLQEKSQCALEEYVRSQYPNQPSRFGKLLLRLPSLRTVSSSVIEQLFFVRLVGKTPIETLIRDMLLSGSSFNWPYMSIQCS